The window TTCGCCGGCGCTGCGTTCGACCGAGACCTGGCCTTCGCTTCGATCGTTGCTTGAGGGACGCTATCACCTATGGACGCTGTATCCTTTGGGCCATTCCGGCTGTATCCAGCGCAACGTCTTCTTGAAAAAGGGGAAGACCCCGTCAAGCTGGGCGCCAGAGCTTTCGATATTCTATTGGCGTTGGTCGAACGCGCCGGAGAAGTGGTCGCTCACAAGGATCTCATTGCCAAGGTTTGGCCGAACGTCATTGTGGAAGAAATCAGTCTCCGCGTGCACATCGCTTCTCTGCGCAAAGCGCTCGATGGAGGACAATCCGGCGGGCGTTACATCACCAACGTGACTGGCCGCGGTTATTGTTTTAGCGCCCCTGTTTCGTACGAACGCTCCACGCCGGATGTCAAATCGCCGCTCGACACACCGATCTATAATCTTCCCCAACGTTTGGCTCACATGCGAGGGCGCGACGATACCGTCCGGTTCATCAGCGAAAAGCTCGTCACCGAGCGTTTCATCACCATCGTTGGGCACGGCGGCATGGGCAAGACAACCGTCGCGCTGTCCGTTGCGCATGCGCTGTTGACCGAATTCAGCGGTGCTGTGTGTTTTGCGGACCTTGGGACGATCAGTGATCCGCGCCTACTTGCGGGCACCGTGGCGTCAGCGTTTGGCCTTCCCGTACAATCGGAAGATCCAATCCCCGCCCTCGTTGCTCACATTGGAGGAAAGCGGACACTTCTCGTACTCGATAGTTCCGAACATCTAATCACCGAGGTAGCCGCAATGGCGCAGAGGCTTTTTGAAGAGGCTCCGAGTCTGCACATTTTGGCAACGAGCCGTGAAGCGCTGCGCGCGCATGGGGAACACGTTTATCGGCTGTCGCCACTCGATAGCCCGCCTGATCGCCAAGACATTACGGCGGACGAAGCGCTCGCGTTTCCGGCCGTACAAGTATTTCTTGAACGCGTAGCGGCCAACGGAATGCCGATACAGTTGACCGACGAAGACGCTCCGATTGTCGGAAGCATTTGCCGTAAACTCGGTGGCGTGGCGCTGGCCATCGAGCTCACGGCCGGTCGGGTTGAAGCATATGGCATACGGCGCACTGCGGAGCTGCTCGACAGCCAATTCTCTCTGCTTTGGCCAGGACGCCGGACTGCGCCGCCCAGACATCAGACCCTGAACGCAACGCTGGATTGGAGCTATAACCTGCTTTCCGATCTCGAACGGCTGGTGCTGCGACGATTGTCCGTATTCGTCGGCGGCTTCACCCTCGACGTCGCGCAGAAGATTGTCGGAACGCCCGATCTCGAAGAGGCCAAGGTCCATAACGCGATCGCGGAGTTGGTCGCAAAATCGCTTACCTCAACTGATATGTCTAGGCCGATCCCGCGCTATCGACTGCTCGATACCACACGTACCTATGCCTCCACAAAACTGAGCGATACTGGCGAAAGCGAGCTGTTAAGGCGGCGACATGCCCTTTGTTATCGCAACATTCTCGAGAACGCGGCGGATCAGGAGACTGTCTATCAAGACCATGCCGGCATAGCCGCCACAGACGTCGATAACATCCGGGCCGCACTGAATTGGGCCTTTGGCCCAAGCGGCGATCCATCGGTCGGCGTCGACTTGGCGGCTTATTCGGCATCTCTATGGTATGGCAAAGCGCTTTTGACCGAGTATCGCCACTGGGCAGAAGTAGCAGCGGCCGCGGCAGCAGCGGATACGGGCACTCCTCCAACGCAAAAACAGCTCTCCATACAGATGGCGCTCGCAAGTACCGTGCTGTTTACGAACGGTGCATCGGATCAGGTCAAAGTGTTCGGGGCCAAGGCCTTGGAGCTGGCTATCAGTCTTAACGATATAAAGGGGGAAGTATCCGCA is drawn from Nitrobacteraceae bacterium AZCC 2146 and contains these coding sequences:
- a CDS encoding putative ATPase/DNA-binding winged helix-turn-helix (wHTH) protein (product_source=COG3903/COG3710; cath_funfam=1.10.10.10,1.25.40.10,3.40.50.300; cog=COG3710,COG3903; pfam=PF00486; smart=SM00382; superfamily=46894,48452,52540), yielding MDAVSFGPFRLYPAQRLLEKGEDPVKLGARAFDILLALVERAGEVVAHKDLIAKVWPNVIVEEISLRVHIASLRKALDGGQSGGRYITNVTGRGYCFSAPVSYERSTPDVKSPLDTPIYNLPQRLAHMRGRDDTVRFISEKLVTERFITIVGHGGMGKTTVALSVAHALLTEFSGAVCFADLGTISDPRLLAGTVASAFGLPVQSEDPIPALVAHIGGKRTLLVLDSSEHLITEVAAMAQRLFEEAPSLHILATSREALRAHGEHVYRLSPLDSPPDRQDITADEALAFPAVQVFLERVAANGMPIQLTDEDAPIVGSICRKLGGVALAIELTAGRVEAYGIRRTAELLDSQFSLLWPGRRTAPPRHQTLNATLDWSYNLLSDLERLVLRRLSVFVGGFTLDVAQKIVGTPDLEEAKVHNAIAELVAKSLTSTDMSRPIPRYRLLDTTRTYASTKLSDTGESELLRRRHALCYRNILENAADQETVYQDHAGIAATDVDNIRAALNWAFGPSGDPSVGVDLAAYSASLWYGKALLTEYRHWAEVAAAAAAADTGTPPTQKQLSIQMALASTVLFTNGASDQVKVFGAKALELAISLNDIKGEVSAYLALWGQAVRTPYYQEALDIAERCADTAKKIADPGLRSMAEWMLGITKHRLGCHTEARLHLQRSLYTDTETSRHAQLRQVGYDRRTDTLATLSNLLWLQGLPKQAERMGARAIETATTLGFPVPISVAKAWTILNRYLSGIDIDAIENDALELAEHGRAHAAGGYQGIGLCILGLCQAQRGQYDDAPMLVSEGLKLLADGQYGIFHSAFRTELILAAINADRYNDASTWMAKIDAEDQGPEHWWTPEILRARGALALGVDKDVAKAESLFLQSIALAQKQGALAWELRTALALSELWASRGRGKDALTLLPAICDRFTEGIETANLSKAQHLLGDLRSSA